Proteins from a single region of Desulfolutivibrio sulfoxidireducens:
- the amrA gene encoding AmmeMemoRadiSam system protein A, translated as MERFPFSLTDTEKTALKDLVWRRIMDRLNRRETPLAEPPSDILREPYGVFVTLKRRGALRGCIGHIVADRPIWRNVADMALAAAFEDPRFPPLGRAELDGLEVEITILSPLAPCPDPDRIEVGRHGLFIRKGLHSGLLLPQVPVEWGWDRVTFLRQTCRKAGLDEDAWKDPDTKIYWFEGVVF; from the coding sequence ATGGAACGGTTTCCTTTTTCCCTCACCGACACGGAGAAGACCGCCCTCAAGGATTTGGTGTGGCGGCGCATCATGGACCGCCTCAACCGGCGGGAAACACCTCTTGCGGAACCTCCCTCCGACATCCTGCGCGAACCCTACGGGGTGTTTGTCACCCTCAAACGCCGGGGGGCGCTACGCGGCTGCATCGGGCATATCGTGGCCGACAGGCCGATTTGGCGCAATGTGGCCGACATGGCCCTGGCGGCGGCCTTTGAGGACCCCCGGTTTCCGCCGCTTGGCCGCGCCGAACTGGACGGGCTCGAGGTGGAGATCACCATTTTAAGTCCCCTGGCCCCCTGCCCCGATCCGGATCGTATCGAGGTCGGCCGCCATGGTCTTTTCATCCGCAAGGGCCTGCATTCGGGGCTGCTATTGCCCCAGGTGCCCGTGGAGTGGGGCTGGGACCGGGTGACGTTTTTGCGCCAGACCTGCCGCAAGGCCGGCCTTGACGAGGACGCCTGGAAGGATCCGGATACGAAAATCTACTGGTTCGAGGGCGTGGTTT
- a CDS encoding methyl-accepting chemotaxis protein translates to MGHAKNIKIAWKLAAIGIAFVLPLGVLLFLSIQNINAQIEFSRLETQGNAFQRPLEKLLEFLPAAATDPSAVSRIDQAFEELAKAEAIHGRDLQFTQEGLGIRKRSHLHPEAVTARWRAAKNLAGDTAATAERIEALIDDVMGMITHAGDTSNLILDPDLDSYYTMDLTLLALPQTQRRLASILDFGETALAGGDLSEDARRRFHTLAEMLAESDFNRILADTQTVLSEDPNFYGTSPSLAANLTTGLEGYKAATQPFIDLLRTLADGGRVTRETFTAAGGRARRAAFEYWETCAAELDAFLGVRIADYTSRRTVMLASTGFALILASLLAYGIGRGVTRTIGCMMAYTRAVAVGDLDATLGDGGSTAELNALRADLEVMVAALKEKLGFVQGILNGVTMPCLVANLEGRITYLNTLLCHFLSKPESSLKYIGMHVTDFFGDHRKIADLIVTTLEGRSIVTNQSFEGLDVRGEKFFIKIDAAPVFDLEHRAMGCFAQFAVLTEVKRQEDRLIKTNRVICETAEQAGGIAAQVAAAAAELSSVVEQTGKGMDIQKARAGETAAAMQQMNSTVIEVARNASGAAEQAARTMHKAREGARTVEQSVAAIDRVKNQTDVLKTRIATLGDQAAGISRIMHVISDIADQTNLLALNAAIEAARAGEAGRGFAVVADEVRKLAEKTMNATKEVGDSITTIQAGATDAARGMGEASQAVEDATRLAADSGAALREILELAGNTNDQVGSIAAAAEQQSAASEEINRAVEEVNTVAEETAQGVGRSAKAVERLASQAEALDQLIRNIGSSTCIGA, encoded by the coding sequence ATGGGACACGCAAAAAACATCAAGATAGCCTGGAAACTCGCGGCCATAGGCATTGCCTTCGTCCTGCCCCTGGGCGTTTTGCTGTTTCTCTCCATCCAAAACATCAACGCCCAGATCGAATTCAGCCGCCTGGAGACCCAGGGAAACGCCTTTCAGCGGCCCCTGGAAAAACTCCTCGAATTCCTCCCCGCCGCCGCCACCGACCCGTCGGCCGTTTCCCGCATCGACCAGGCCTTCGAGGAACTGGCCAAGGCCGAGGCCATCCACGGACGGGACCTGCAATTCACGCAAGAGGGACTGGGCATCCGCAAACGGTCGCATCTGCATCCCGAGGCCGTGACCGCCAGATGGCGGGCGGCCAAAAACCTCGCCGGGGACACGGCCGCCACGGCGGAAAGGATCGAGGCCCTCATCGACGACGTCATGGGCATGATCACCCACGCCGGAGACACCTCCAATCTCATCCTGGACCCGGACCTGGACAGCTATTACACCATGGACCTGACCCTTTTGGCCCTGCCCCAGACCCAGCGCCGCCTGGCCTCCATCCTGGATTTCGGTGAAACGGCCCTGGCCGGGGGCGATCTTTCGGAAGACGCCCGCCGCCGTTTCCACACCCTGGCCGAGATGCTCGCCGAATCCGACTTCAACCGCATCCTGGCCGATACCCAGACCGTCCTCAGCGAGGATCCCAACTTCTACGGGACAAGCCCGTCCCTGGCCGCGAACCTGACCACCGGCCTGGAGGGCTACAAGGCGGCGACACAGCCGTTCATCGATCTGCTCCGGACCCTTGCCGACGGCGGCAGGGTCACCCGTGAGACCTTTACGGCCGCCGGCGGGCGGGCCAGACGGGCCGCCTTCGAATACTGGGAGACCTGCGCCGCCGAACTGGACGCCTTTTTGGGGGTGCGCATCGCCGACTACACCTCCCGCCGCACGGTCATGCTCGCGTCCACCGGCTTCGCCCTGATTCTGGCCTCGCTTCTGGCCTACGGCATCGGCCGGGGCGTCACCCGGACTATCGGATGCATGATGGCCTATACCAGGGCCGTGGCCGTCGGCGACCTGGACGCAACGCTCGGGGACGGCGGCAGCACGGCCGAACTCAACGCCCTTCGGGCCGACCTGGAGGTCATGGTCGCCGCCCTCAAGGAGAAACTGGGATTCGTCCAGGGCATCTTAAACGGCGTGACCATGCCCTGCCTGGTGGCCAATCTCGAGGGCCGCATCACCTACCTGAACACCTTGCTGTGCCATTTCCTCTCCAAGCCCGAATCTTCCCTGAAATACATCGGCATGCACGTCACGGATTTTTTTGGCGACCACCGGAAGATCGCGGACTTGATCGTCACCACCCTGGAAGGCCGAAGCATCGTCACCAACCAATCCTTCGAGGGCCTGGACGTCCGGGGGGAAAAATTTTTCATCAAGATCGACGCGGCCCCGGTGTTCGACCTGGAACACCGGGCCATGGGCTGCTTCGCCCAGTTCGCGGTATTAACCGAGGTCAAGCGTCAGGAAGACAGGCTGATCAAAACCAACCGGGTCATTTGCGAAACCGCCGAGCAGGCCGGGGGGATTGCCGCCCAGGTCGCGGCGGCGGCGGCGGAATTGTCGTCGGTGGTCGAACAGACCGGAAAGGGAATGGACATTCAAAAAGCCCGCGCCGGGGAGACGGCCGCGGCCATGCAGCAGATGAACTCCACAGTGATCGAGGTGGCCAGAAACGCGTCCGGAGCGGCCGAGCAGGCCGCACGGACCATGCACAAGGCCCGGGAAGGGGCGCGGACCGTGGAACAGTCGGTTGCGGCCATCGACCGGGTGAAAAACCAGACCGACGTTCTCAAAACGCGCATCGCCACCCTCGGCGACCAGGCCGCCGGCATAAGCCGGATCATGCACGTGATCTCCGACATCGCCGATCAGACCAACCTTTTGGCCCTAAACGCCGCCATCGAGGCCGCCAGGGCCGGCGAGGCCGGCCGGGGCTTCGCCGTGGTGGCCGACGAGGTCAGAAAGCTGGCCGAAAAGACCATGAACGCCACCAAGGAAGTGGGCGACTCCATCACGACCATTCAGGCCGGGGCCACGGACGCGGCGCGGGGCATGGGCGAGGCATCCCAGGCCGTGGAGGACGCCACGCGCCTGGCCGCGGATTCCGGCGCCGCCCTGCGGGAGATTCTGGAACTGGCCGGAAACACCAACGATCAGGTCGGATCCATCGCGGCGGCCGCGGAACAACAGTCCGCGGCATCCGAGGAGATCAACCGGGCCGTGGAGGAAGTCAACACCGTGGCCGAGGAAACGGCCCAAGGCGTCGGCCGGTCGGCCAAGGCCGTGGAACGGCTGGCCTCCCAGGCCGAGGCCCTGGACCAGCTTATCCGCAATATCGGCTCCTCAACCTGCATCGGCGCCTGA
- a CDS encoding amidohydrolase family protein, which translates to MTYDIHTHAYHPKIAHKVIAQLEDHYGIPPVGDGRVEDLLAKAEAGGIDRVVVHSAATSPAQVIPANNWAIGLERDHPRVRAFGTLHPDYPDIEPELARLEAAGISGIKLHADFQGFRLDDRRLWPIFEMLSGRFAVMLHVGDVVPPEKNNSCPKKVAAIHRDFPDLTIIAAHMGGYQHWKWALEHLIGQDVYIDTSSTLEFIDDATLKAIYHRHPRERILFGSDYPLFDPGVERVRLRERLCLTDADMELALTAAGELLARYGRGG; encoded by the coding sequence CTGACGTACGACATCCATACCCACGCCTATCATCCGAAAATCGCCCACAAAGTCATCGCCCAACTGGAAGACCACTACGGCATCCCGCCCGTGGGCGACGGCCGTGTCGAGGACCTTTTGGCCAAGGCCGAGGCCGGGGGCATCGACCGGGTGGTGGTGCACAGCGCGGCCACGTCCCCGGCCCAGGTCATCCCGGCCAACAACTGGGCCATCGGTCTCGAACGCGACCACCCCCGGGTGCGGGCCTTCGGCACCCTGCATCCGGACTATCCGGACATCGAGCCGGAGCTTGCCCGCCTCGAGGCCGCCGGAATTTCCGGGATCAAGCTGCACGCCGACTTCCAGGGCTTCCGCCTGGACGACAGGCGGCTGTGGCCCATCTTCGAGATGCTCTCTGGACGCTTCGCGGTCATGCTGCACGTGGGCGACGTGGTGCCCCCGGAAAAAAACAATTCCTGCCCGAAAAAGGTGGCCGCCATCCACCGCGACTTCCCGGACCTGACCATCATCGCCGCGCATATGGGCGGCTACCAGCACTGGAAGTGGGCCCTGGAACATCTGATCGGCCAGGACGTGTACATCGACACCTCGAGCACCCTGGAGTTCATCGACGACGCCACCCTCAAGGCGATCTATCACCGCCACCCCAGGGAACGCATCCTTTTCGGCAGCGACTATCCGCTGTTCGACCCGGGCGTCGAGCGGGTCCGCCTGCGGGAGCGCCTGTGCCTGACCGACGCCGATATGGAACTGGCGCTGACGGCGGCCGGGGAGCTTTTGGCCCGGTACGGCCGGGGCGGCTGA
- a CDS encoding acyl-CoA thioesterase has product MILKREAFPLPDAWYRFRVSYGETDMMGVAYYGEYPHWFERARGQFIRDRGMGYGDVEQRGIILPVREMHLRYIKSARYDDEIQVRCAVREWGRASMLFTYQVFGPPDGETLLAVGQTQHACVNPQGRPVGVPDWLKALFQTV; this is encoded by the coding sequence ATGATCCTCAAGCGCGAGGCGTTCCCGCTTCCCGACGCCTGGTACCGTTTCCGGGTGTCCTACGGCGAGACGGACATGATGGGCGTGGCCTATTACGGCGAGTATCCGCATTGGTTCGAGCGGGCCAGGGGCCAGTTCATCCGCGACCGGGGCATGGGCTACGGCGACGTGGAACAGCGCGGCATCATCCTGCCCGTGCGCGAAATGCATCTGCGCTACATCAAATCCGCCCGCTACGACGACGAGATCCAGGTCCGTTGCGCCGTGCGCGAATGGGGCCGGGCCTCCATGCTTTTCACCTACCAGGTGTTCGGCCCCCCGGACGGGGAGACCCTTTTGGCCGTGGGCCAGACCCAGCACGCCTGCGTCAATCCCCAGGGACGCCCCGTGGGGGTGCCGGACTGGCTGAAGGCCCTTTTTCAAACCGTGTGA
- a CDS encoding cofactor-independent phosphoglycerate mutase, whose protein sequence is MKFVFVLADGMGDWPLAALGGKTPLAAAATPHMDELAKAGVVGLCRSIPPGMPPGSDVANMALLGFDPATYHTGRGPIEAAAMGLVTWPDDLIFRLNLVTVSEFSDAGVMRDYSAGHIDTAAARDIVAGLSRTCAGIDMAVYPGVQYRHILVLKAGAGKLGAPSFEAGMAVRPPHDITDQGIAPDLALFRQSPILWDFMTKAQAYLAAANHGTKANAVWPWGQGGTLTLPPFEEKYGMRGAVVSAVDLVKGLGLAAGMEVLDVPGATGLLDTNYAGKVEAALDFLSRGDFVFVHVEAPDECGHGGQVAEKVEAVARIDRLVLGPLRQALAGTDTVFLVACDHFTPITVKTHTTDPVPFVLWRQGIEPVAAPAFTEAAAVSTGLVVEHGHELVEFALSRAGGRI, encoded by the coding sequence ATGAAATTCGTGTTCGTTTTGGCCGACGGCATGGGAGACTGGCCCCTTGCGGCCCTTGGCGGCAAGACCCCGCTGGCGGCCGCCGCGACCCCCCACATGGACGAACTGGCCAAAGCCGGGGTGGTCGGTCTGTGCCGCAGCATCCCGCCGGGCATGCCGCCGGGGTCGGACGTGGCCAACATGGCCCTTTTGGGATTCGATCCAGCGACATACCATACCGGCCGGGGACCCATCGAGGCCGCTGCCATGGGCCTGGTCACCTGGCCCGACGACCTGATCTTCCGCCTGAACCTGGTCACGGTCAGCGAATTTTCCGACGCCGGGGTCATGCGCGACTATTCCGCCGGGCACATCGACACCGCCGCCGCCCGGGACATCGTGGCCGGCCTGTCCCGGACCTGCGCCGGCATCGACATGGCCGTGTATCCCGGGGTGCAATACCGGCACATCCTGGTCCTCAAGGCCGGGGCCGGAAAGCTCGGCGCGCCGTCCTTCGAGGCCGGCATGGCGGTGCGCCCGCCCCACGACATCACCGATCAGGGCATCGCCCCGGACCTGGCCCTTTTCCGCCAAAGCCCCATCCTGTGGGACTTCATGACCAAGGCCCAGGCCTACCTGGCCGCCGCGAACCACGGCACCAAGGCCAATGCCGTGTGGCCCTGGGGCCAGGGTGGAACCCTGACCCTGCCCCCTTTCGAAGAAAAATACGGCATGCGCGGGGCCGTGGTCTCGGCCGTGGATCTGGTCAAGGGCCTGGGGCTGGCCGCCGGCATGGAGGTTCTCGACGTGCCCGGGGCCACCGGGCTTCTGGACACCAATTATGCTGGAAAGGTTGAGGCCGCGCTCGACTTCCTGTCCCGGGGGGATTTCGTGTTCGTGCATGTGGAGGCCCCGGACGAATGCGGCCACGGCGGGCAGGTGGCCGAGAAGGTCGAGGCCGTGGCCCGCATCGACCGTCTGGTCCTCGGGCCTCTGCGCCAGGCCCTGGCCGGGACCGACACGGTCTTCCTGGTGGCCTGCGACCACTTCACCCCCATCACCGTCAAGACCCACACCACCGACCCCGTGCCCTTCGTGCTCTGGCGCCAGGGCATCGAGCCTGTGGCCGCCCCGGCCTTCACCGAGGCGGCCGCCGTGTCCACGGGCCTTGTGGTGGAACATGGCCATGAACTCGTGGAGTTCGCCCTGTCCCGGGCCGGAGGACGGATATGA
- a CDS encoding homoserine dehydrogenase, which translates to MKSAGVFPLRLGLAGLGTVGAGLVRLLDQNADWIRRRVGRDIVLKTVLVRDLAKPRDARLDPDTVLTTRPADLVVDPDIDIVVELMGGTGAAFDLIHSALAAGKHVVTANKALLAERGPELFALARAKGLGLSYEASVAGAIPIVQALKESLAANRIVSLLGILNGTANYILTKMTGKGLDFREALHKAQAKGYAEADPTLDIEGLDAAHKLVLLIRLAYGENYPLARLPVEGITSVTPLDIRFAAEFGYTIKLIGQVKRVDGRLEAGVFPMLVHGDYLLASVQGAFNAIRVEGDASGPMLFHGKGAGGLPTASAVMADVMALGRAGHCPNNTGFLEDPLPEADILDSDEAVCRHFIRFNVEDRAGVMAAISRVMGEEGVSIFQAVQKGDPETGFVPIVFLTHAAPVRAVRRVIEAVGRMSFLRPPTVHYRVL; encoded by the coding sequence ATGAAATCCGCAGGCGTTTTTCCCCTTCGACTGGGTCTGGCCGGACTTGGCACGGTGGGCGCGGGCCTTGTCCGCCTGCTCGACCAGAACGCCGACTGGATCAGGAGGCGCGTGGGCCGGGACATCGTGCTCAAGACCGTCCTGGTCCGGGATCTGGCCAAGCCCCGGGACGCCCGCCTGGACCCGGACACGGTGCTCACCACCCGGCCGGCGGATCTCGTCGTCGATCCGGACATCGACATCGTGGTCGAGCTTATGGGCGGCACCGGCGCGGCCTTTGACCTCATCCATTCCGCCCTTGCGGCCGGAAAGCACGTGGTCACGGCCAACAAGGCCCTTTTGGCCGAGCGCGGCCCCGAGCTCTTCGCCCTGGCCCGGGCAAAGGGCCTGGGACTTTCCTACGAGGCCAGCGTGGCCGGGGCCATCCCCATCGTCCAGGCCCTCAAGGAGTCCCTGGCCGCGAACCGCATCGTCAGTCTGCTCGGCATTCTAAACGGCACGGCCAATTACATCCTGACCAAAATGACCGGCAAGGGCCTGGATTTTCGCGAGGCCCTGCACAAGGCCCAGGCCAAGGGCTATGCCGAGGCCGATCCGACCCTGGACATCGAGGGCCTGGACGCGGCCCACAAGCTGGTCCTGCTCATCCGGCTGGCCTACGGGGAGAATTATCCCCTGGCGAGGCTTCCCGTGGAGGGCATAACGAGCGTCACGCCCCTGGACATCCGTTTCGCCGCCGAATTCGGCTACACCATAAAGCTCATCGGCCAGGTCAAGCGGGTGGACGGCCGCCTCGAGGCCGGGGTGTTTCCCATGCTCGTGCATGGGGATTACCTTCTGGCCAGCGTCCAGGGCGCATTCAATGCCATCCGCGTCGAGGGCGACGCCTCCGGTCCCATGCTGTTTCACGGCAAGGGCGCGGGCGGCCTGCCCACGGCCAGCGCGGTCATGGCCGACGTCATGGCCCTGGGAAGGGCCGGACACTGCCCCAACAACACCGGATTTCTGGAGGACCCCCTTCCCGAGGCGGATATCCTGGATTCCGACGAGGCCGTCTGCCGCCACTTCATCCGCTTCAACGTGGAGGATCGGGCCGGGGTCATGGCCGCCATCTCCAGGGTCATGGGCGAGGAGGGCGTCAGCATCTTCCAGGCCGTGCAAAAGGGCGATCCGGAAACGGGCTTCGTGCCCATCGTCTTTTTGACCCACGCCGCCCCGGTGCGGGCCGTGCGCCGGGTCATCGAGGCCGTGGGCCGCATGTCCTTTCTGCGGCCGCCCACGGTGCACTACCGGGTCCTTTGA
- a CDS encoding aminotransferase class I/II-fold pyridoxal phosphate-dependent enzyme, with translation MHKFARMERLPPYVFAVVNELKMQMRRQGEDVIDLGMGNPDLPTPKHIVDKLVEAAQKGVNHRYSASRGIKGLRNAISGWYKRRFDVDIDPETEAVVTMGAKEGLAHLALVMLSPGDVVFATDPSYPIHPYSCIIAGADVRRIPVAQDRDFFEDLLVATRQTWPQPKLLILSYPQNPTTALADLAFFERIVEFAKEHKMYVIHDFAYADFGYDGYLPPSFLQAKGAKDVGVEFFSLTKSYSMAGWRVGFCCGNPAMVHALTRIKSYLDYGIFQPIQIAATVALNGPQECVREIMDEHQLRRDTLIQGLQRIGWEVPPPKATMFVWAKIPEAYAKMGSVEFSKLLLREGQVAVSPGLGFGHFGDTHVRFALVENQHRIKQAVRGLKKVLSG, from the coding sequence ATGCACAAGTTCGCGCGCATGGAACGGCTGCCTCCCTACGTCTTCGCCGTGGTCAACGAGCTGAAGATGCAGATGCGCCGCCAGGGCGAAGACGTCATCGACCTGGGCATGGGCAACCCCGATCTGCCCACCCCGAAGCATATTGTGGACAAGCTCGTCGAGGCCGCCCAGAAGGGCGTCAACCACCGCTATTCGGCCTCGCGCGGCATCAAGGGCCTGCGAAACGCCATCTCCGGCTGGTACAAGCGCCGCTTCGACGTGGACATCGATCCCGAGACCGAGGCCGTGGTCACCATGGGCGCCAAGGAAGGCCTGGCCCATCTGGCCCTGGTCATGCTCTCCCCGGGCGACGTGGTCTTCGCCACCGACCCGTCCTATCCCATCCACCCCTATTCGTGCATCATCGCCGGGGCCGACGTGCGCCGCATCCCTGTGGCCCAGGACCGGGACTTCTTCGAGGATCTTCTGGTGGCCACACGGCAGACTTGGCCCCAGCCCAAGCTTCTCATCCTGTCCTACCCGCAAAATCCCACCACGGCCCTGGCCGATTTGGCGTTTTTTGAGCGCATCGTGGAGTTCGCCAAGGAACACAAGATGTACGTCATCCACGACTTCGCCTACGCCGACTTCGGCTACGACGGCTATCTGCCCCCGAGTTTTCTTCAGGCCAAGGGCGCCAAAGACGTGGGCGTCGAGTTTTTCTCCCTGACCAAGAGCTACTCCATGGCCGGCTGGCGGGTGGGTTTCTGCTGCGGCAATCCGGCCATGGTCCATGCCCTGACGCGCATCAAGAGCTATCTGGACTACGGCATCTTCCAGCCCATCCAGATCGCGGCTACCGTGGCCCTAAACGGCCCCCAGGAGTGTGTGCGGGAGATCATGGACGAGCATCAGCTCCGGCGCGACACCCTGATTCAGGGCCTGCAGCGCATCGGCTGGGAGGTCCCGCCGCCCAAGGCCACCATGTTCGTGTGGGCCAAGATCCCCGAGGCCTACGCCAAAATGGGGTCCGTGGAATTCTCCAAGTTGCTTCTGCGCGAGGGCCAGGTGGCGGTCTCGCCCGGCCTCGGGTTCGGGCACTTCGGGGACACCCATGTCCGCTTCGCCCTGGTGGAAAACCAGCATCGCATCAAACAGGCCGTTCGCGGCCTCAAAAAGGTGCTTTCCGGATGA
- a CDS encoding FAD-dependent oxidoreductase: MPQHVLIIGAVALGPKAASRFKRLEPDSTVTMIDKDTRISYGGCGIPYFVSGDVSATSDLTTTSYHMVRDIPFFRDIKGVEVKTGVEAMAIDRAAKTVRVTDLASGQKDVLSYDKLVIATGAAPRVLPVPGYDLPGVHVVANLEAAESIRAAVTAGGVEKAVVIGAGFVGLEMAEALADMWDVETSVVEAGPRILMNNLGPALSAMALRHITDKGLTVHLSETVTAIEGDGRVQRVITDKRVIEADLVVMAAGVVPNSDLAARAGLAVSGRGGIVVDKNMRTSDPDIFAGGDCVEIKHLVTGKPFFLPMGSMANRQGRVIGDNLAGGASVFTGAAGSFAIKLFERAASGTGLTLEQAGREGLDAISALVVQLDRAHFYPGKELMTLELVVERGSRRVLGIQGLAASGDALVGRVGAVAAMMPFSPTVSDISNLEYPYSPPYASAMDVINTVGNVADNLLAGRNVGISPEQFAALWEGGQCHFLDCRERSDAASLLERFPGKWHNIPQGHLAGRLDEVPRDCDVVLVCNTGARSYEAYTTLAHDGRTNVKNLFGGMAALRALGLDPK, from the coding sequence ATGCCCCAACATGTGCTGATCATCGGCGCCGTGGCCCTGGGACCCAAGGCCGCCAGCCGTTTCAAACGCCTCGAGCCCGATTCCACAGTGACCATGATCGACAAGGACACCCGCATCTCCTACGGCGGATGCGGCATCCCCTATTTCGTCTCCGGCGACGTCTCCGCCACCTCGGACCTGACCACCACCAGCTACCATATGGTCCGGGACATCCCTTTTTTCCGCGACATCAAGGGCGTCGAGGTCAAAACCGGCGTGGAGGCCATGGCCATCGACCGCGCGGCCAAAACCGTGCGCGTCACGGACCTGGCCAGCGGCCAAAAGGACGTTCTCTCCTACGATAAGCTGGTCATCGCCACGGGCGCCGCACCGCGTGTGCTGCCCGTGCCCGGTTACGATCTCCCGGGGGTTCACGTGGTGGCCAACCTGGAGGCCGCCGAATCCATCCGGGCCGCCGTGACCGCCGGCGGGGTGGAGAAGGCCGTGGTCATCGGCGCGGGGTTCGTGGGCCTGGAGATGGCCGAGGCCCTGGCCGACATGTGGGACGTGGAGACCTCTGTGGTCGAGGCCGGGCCGCGCATCCTGATGAACAACCTCGGTCCGGCCCTTTCGGCCATGGCCCTCAGGCATATCACGGACAAGGGCCTGACCGTGCACCTGTCCGAAACCGTCACGGCCATCGAGGGCGACGGCCGGGTCCAGCGCGTGATCACCGACAAGCGGGTCATCGAGGCCGATCTGGTGGTCATGGCCGCCGGCGTGGTTCCCAATTCCGACCTGGCCGCCAGGGCCGGCCTGGCCGTGTCCGGGCGCGGCGGCATCGTGGTGGACAAAAACATGCGCACCTCGGACCCGGACATCTTCGCCGGGGGGGATTGCGTGGAGATCAAACACCTGGTCACCGGCAAACCCTTCTTTTTGCCCATGGGCTCCATGGCCAACCGCCAGGGCCGGGTCATCGGCGACAACCTGGCCGGGGGCGCCTCCGTCTTTACGGGCGCGGCCGGCTCCTTCGCCATCAAACTCTTCGAACGGGCCGCCTCCGGAACCGGCCTCACCCTGGAACAGGCCGGGCGTGAAGGCCTGGACGCCATAAGCGCCCTGGTGGTCCAACTCGACCGGGCCCATTTTTATCCCGGCAAGGAACTCATGACCCTGGAACTGGTGGTCGAGCGCGGCAGCCGCCGCGTACTGGGCATCCAGGGACTGGCGGCCTCCGGCGACGCCCTGGTGGGCCGCGTCGGCGCCGTGGCCGCCATGATGCCCTTTTCTCCCACCGTCTCGGACATAAGCAACCTGGAATATCCCTATTCACCTCCCTACGCCTCGGCCATGGACGTCATCAACACCGTGGGCAACGTGGCCGACAACCTCCTGGCCGGAAGAAACGTCGGCATCTCTCCCGAACAGTTCGCCGCCCTGTGGGAGGGCGGACAGTGCCACTTCCTCGATTGCCGCGAGCGTAGCGACGCCGCATCCCTGCTGGAACGTTTCCCCGGGAAATGGCACAACATCCCCCAGGGACACCTGGCCGGACGGCTCGACGAGGTCCCCAGGGACTGCGACGTAGTGCTGGTCTGCAACACCGGGGCCCGGTCCTATGAGGCCTACACCACCCTGGCCCACGACGGCCGGACCAACGTCAAAAACCTCTTCGGCGGCATGGCCGCCCTGCGGGCCCTCGGTCTGGATCCGAAATAA